The Imtechella halotolerans DNA window GATGAACACTCCATAAGAAGTGATGTTTTTCACCACACCTTCTAGTACTTGTCCTTTTTCTAATTGACCGATGATTTCTTTCTTTTGCTCTTCAATATCAGCCTCGATAAGTGCTTTATGAGATACAACTACGTTCTTAAATTCGTGGTTAATTTTAACCACTTTGAATTCCATAGTTTTATTAACATATTGATCGTAATCGCGGATAGGCTTCACATCGATTTGAGATCCTGGCAAGAATGCCTCGATTCCAAATACGTCCACGATCATACCTCCTTTGGTTCTGCATTTTACAAAACCATTTACGATTTCGCCTTTGTCGTGTGCTTCGTTTACACGATCCCATGCTTTGATGGTACGTGCTTTACGGTGAGAAAGTACTAATTGTCCTGATCTGTCTTCACGAACGTCGATCAAAACTTCTACTTTGTCTCCTACCTTAAGGTTAGGATTGTAACGGAATTCATTCAAAGAGATTACACCTTCACTTTTCGCATTGATATCAATGATAGCTTCTCTTTCTGTTAAATGAACTACAGTTCCTTCAACTACTTCTTCATCGGCAGTGTCAACAAAGTTATTCTCTACCAGTGTTTCGAATTCTTTTAATTTCTCTTCTTCAACTTGTTCAATTCCTTCTTGATAGTTGTGCCAGTTAAAATTGGCTAAGAATTCTTCAGTGTTTGCTTTAGTTTCAGCCATTGCTGATAATAAATTTGTATTCTGCAAATATTCAAGAGGTTACGTATAATAGTTACAGAAGTGTTATCTATCGTTTTTAGTACAATTCCCTTTTCCTCTTGTGGTCTACGTAAAAGGTGCGCAAAAGTACAACTAAAAAATCTGTTTAACAAATAATTACGCTTCAAATAACTTGTAAAACACGCATTTACACTTCTTAAGAAATGGATCAATAAAAAAGGACACCCCAAACAGAGTGTCCTTATCATTTATTTTTAGTGCTCTTAAGCTTCAATAATACGCTTAGCAAATGCCAAGATACGCTCGAATTGCTCCTCAATTCCCATATCAGTATTGTCAAACTCAATGGCGTCAGCAGCACGCTTTAATGGAGAATCTTCACGAGTACTATCAATAAGATCACGCCTTTGCTCACTTTCAAGTACATCCTCATACTGAACCTCTTCACCTCTGTCAATTAACTCCTTATAACGACGCTTGGCACGTATAGCTGGCGTTGCCGTCATGAATAGTTTCATTTCTGCATCCGGAAAAACGACCGTCCCAATATCACGACCATCCATTACTACTCCTTTTTCTTTCCCCATTTCCTGTTGTTGTTCCACAAGCTTTTGACGCACTTCGGACACTTCAGCTATACGGGATACATTGCGAGAAATATCCATAGTTCGTATCGCTTTGGTTACATTTTCCCCATTTAGATAGGTCTCTGAAAACCCTAAATCCTCATTGTATTTAAAGCTGATTTGTATTTCAGGTAATGCTTTAATAAGATCCTCTATAGAAACTTCTCCGTTGGAAATAATCCCTTTCTGTATAGCAAAATAGGTAACGGCACGGTACATAGCACCAGAATCTACGTATACATAATTAAGCGCTTGGGCTAACTTCTTGGCAATGGTACTCTTCCCTGTAGAAGAAAAACCATCAATAGCAATGGTAATTTTTTTCATGTGATATGATGAATTATTGTAAGTTGACAGCTACCTCAAACAAATAAGTATTGGAAGTTATGCTGTATTTTGCAAAGGTATAATGAAATTTCAATTTATTAATCTTTAATCCAAATCCTGCCAAAATTCTTATAAAATTTTGTTGAACTACCATTGGCCGGCCTTTGTTTTCTTCTAAACCATTTTTACAGAGCCACTCTCATAAAAAACAACTTGCCTACACAAGGATATAACACACTGAAAACGGATAGTTGTACGTATCATCTATTGCGAGGTGAACCCTTGAAACAAATCTTACAAATGTGACATAAAAACACCTCATTAAGAATGCAAAATAAAGAAAAACAACGTCTTATTTCCAGTGGTTTATCAATACACCTTGCACTCTCAAAGAGGCTACATTTTAGATATAGATACTATTAAAGCTTTTTAGCATTCTTTACAGACTGCTTTGTTACAGCCAACTCAATGACTTCCCCCATTTCTTTTACATAATGGAATGTTAGCCCTTTAAGGTACTCTGCTTTTATTTCTTCCACATCTTTTCTATTCTCTTCCGAAAGGATGATTTCTTTTATACGAGCACGCTTAGCAGCCAGAATTTTTTCTTTAATTCCACCCACTGGTAACACTTTTCCTCTTAAGGTAATCTCACCGGTCATAGCCAAACTCTTCTTAACTCGTTTCTGAGTGAAAAGCGAAACCAACGAAGTCAACATGGTTATACCAGCACTAGGTCCATCTTTAGGGGTCGCTCCTTCAGGCACGTGAATATGCACATTGTACTTTTCAAAAATCTCAGGATTAATCCCTAAGAGTTCTGCATTGGATTTAATATATTCCATAGCAATGGTAGCCGACTCTTTCATTACCTGACCTAAGTTTCCAGTAATGGTCATGGCTCCCTTTCCTTTTGAAAGTATCGATTCAATAAAAAGAATATCCCCACCAACACTTGTCCAAGCAAGGCCGGTTACAACACCTGCTACTTCATTATTTTCATATTTATCACGCTCCAGACGTGCAGGCCCTAATACTTTCTCGACATCCTCAGAAGTTACCTTAACATTATAGGTTTCTTCCATGGCAATAGACTTAGCCGCAAATCGAACCATTTTAGCAATTTGCTTTTCAAGGCCACGAACTCCGGACTCTCTTGTATATCCTTCTACAATCTTCTCCATTTCTCGCTTACCAATCAAAAGGTCTTCAGAAGACAGCCCATGCTCTTTTAATTGTTTTGGCAACAAATGACGTTTGGCGATCTCAACTTTTTCCTCAATGGTATATCCGGTTACATTGATAATCTCCATTCGGTCACGCAAAGCCGGTTGAATCGTAGAAAGGCTATTTGAAGTTGCCACAAACATCACCTTGGACAGGTCATAACCCATTTCAAGGAAGTTATCATAGAACTCATTATTTTGCTCCGGATCCAACACTTCCAACATCGCAGAAGACGGATCTCCGTTATGGCTGCTGGAAAGTTTATCAATTTCATCCAAGACAAATACAGGATTTGAGGTCCCTGCTTTTTTCAAGGATTGAATAATTCGACCAGGCATTGCCCCAATATAGGTCTTTCTATGTCCTCTTATTTCTGCCTCATCTCTTAATCCACCCAGCGAAATTCGCACATATTCTCTGCCTAAAGCTTCGGCAATCGATTTCCCTAGTGATGTCTTTCCTACTCCCGGAGGACCATATAGACACAAAATAGGAGATTT harbors:
- the cmk gene encoding (d)CMP kinase, coding for MKKITIAIDGFSSTGKSTIAKKLAQALNYVYVDSGAMYRAVTYFAIQKGIISNGEVSIEDLIKALPEIQISFKYNEDLGFSETYLNGENVTKAIRTMDISRNVSRIAEVSEVRQKLVEQQQEMGKEKGVVMDGRDIGTVVFPDAEMKLFMTATPAIRAKRRYKELIDRGEEVQYEDVLESEQRRDLIDSTREDSPLKRAADAIEFDNTDMGIEEQFERILAFAKRIIEA
- the lon gene encoding endopeptidase La — encoded protein: MKKLKLSNFDTLSFQSIDEDSDLIPLMTPEDEEEIQNELLPESLPILPLRNTVLFPGVVIPITAGRDASVKLINDANANGKVIGVVSQKDENVEEPTLEDINTIGTVARILRVLKMPDGNVTIIIQGKKRFEINEIITEKPYLTATIKEVPETKPDQGSEEFSAIVESIKDLALQIIKESPNIPSEATFAIKNIESNSFLINFVSSNMNLTVAEKQQLLEINDLKERALSTLRFMNLELQKLTLKNDIQSKVRYDLDQQQREYFLHQQMKTIQEELGGVSYEEEIEEMRERAKKKKWNDKVKEHFEKELAKMQRMNPQVAEYSIQRNYLDLYLDLPWNKFSKDNFDLKRAQRILDRDHYGLEDVKRRIIEYLAVLKLRNDMKSPILCLYGPPGVGKTSLGKSIAEALGREYVRISLGGLRDEAEIRGHRKTYIGAMPGRIIQSLKKAGTSNPVFVLDEIDKLSSSHNGDPSSAMLEVLDPEQNNEFYDNFLEMGYDLSKVMFVATSNSLSTIQPALRDRMEIINVTGYTIEEKVEIAKRHLLPKQLKEHGLSSEDLLIGKREMEKIVEGYTRESGVRGLEKQIAKMVRFAAKSIAMEETYNVKVTSEDVEKVLGPARLERDKYENNEVAGVVTGLAWTSVGGDILFIESILSKGKGAMTITGNLGQVMKESATIAMEYIKSNAELLGINPEIFEKYNVHIHVPEGATPKDGPSAGITMLTSLVSLFTQKRVKKSLAMTGEITLRGKVLPVGGIKEKILAAKRARIKEIILSEENRKDVEEIKAEYLKGLTFHYVKEMGEVIELAVTKQSVKNAKKL